The genomic stretch TGGTTAATTCAATAAAATTTATACTTATTCTTAAAACAGTTCCGATCGCTGTAAAAAAGTTACCCAATGCAAACATTTTATCACCTCAATAATTTCTATTTCCAAATATTTTACTACCTATTCTTATAAAAGTAGCACCATGTTTTAAAGCTAATTTATAATCATTAGTCATTCCCATAGAAAGTTCTTTTAAATCAGGATAAGAAAATTTAAAACTATTTAGAAGTTTAGAGGCTTCAAAAAATACAGATTCTATAATATTTTCATCATCAGTCAATGGAGCCATTGTCATAAATCCATTTATTTTTATATTTTTAAAAATACTGCATTCTTTTAAGAAATTAGAAATGGAATTTTTATCAATACCGGATTTAGAATCTTCTTGTGATATATTAACTTCTATTAAGATATTTTGAATTTTATTATTTTGTTCAGCTCTAAAATTTATTTCTTTTATCTCTTTTATACGACTTACTGAATGTATTAATTCACATCTTGGAACTATATATTTTATTTTATTAGTTTGTAATCTTCCTATAAAATGCCAATTTATATCATAATTTGACAAATATTCGGATTTATCTCTTAATTCTTGTGCTTTACTTTCTCCAAATATTCTTTGACCAAAATTATAAGCATTTACTATATCTTCTACTGGAAAAAACTTTGATACAGCTATTAATTTTGTATTAGGATATATTTTTAATTCATCATATAATTCGTTCAAATTTGATTCAATAGAGTTCATTCAATCACCCCATATTGAAATATTTTTATCTTCATCTTCTTTTACATTTAAAAGATCATAAGCTTTTTGTGTAGCAATTCTTCCACGATGACTTCTAATTATAAATCCATTTTGAAGTAAATATGGCTCATATACTTCACTTATAGAATCTGATTCTATACCCAAAGAAGATCCTAAAGCGTTAATACCTACAGGACCACCTTTATAATTTATTATTATTGTTTTTAATATTTTTCTATCCATATCATCAAGACCAAAATGATCTATTTCAAATAACTCCATAGTTTCTTCAACATCTTCGATGTCAATATTGCTTTTCGATTTTACTTGAATTATATCTCTTACTCTTTTCAAAAGTCTATTTGCTATTCTTGGGGTACCACGAGATCTTTCACCAAGAACTAATGCAGCATCTTCATTTATTGAAATATCTAAAAGATTTGCAGACCTTTTTATTATTTCTTTTAAATCATTAGCTTCATAAAAATCCATTTCTAAAATAATTCCAAACCTTGATCTCAATGGACCTGCTAATAAACCTAATCTTGTGGTAGCTCCTATTAAAGTAAAAGGTTGTAAATCTACTCTTATAGATCTTGCTGAAGGTCCTTTACCTATCATGATATCAAGTTGGAAATCTTCCATTGCAGAATAAAGAATTTCTTCTACAGATCTATTTAATCTATGAATTTCATCTATAAATAGAATATCTCCAGAATTCAAATTTGTTAATATAGCAGCAAGATCCCCCGCTCTTTCAAGAACAGGACCGCTTGTTATTTGTATATTAGATTTCATTTCATTGGCTATTACATTAGCCATAGTTGTTTTTCCTAACCCTGGAGGACCAGCCAAAACAATATGATCAAGATGATCTTTCCTTATCTTTGCAGCCTTTATTGCAACATCAATTTTTTTCTTAACAGAATTTTGGCCAATATATTCATTTAAAAACTTAGGACGAAGGCTTATATTAGCAACTTCGTCCTTAACCTCCTCAGGGTTGAAAATTCTATCCTCATCAAATTGCATTATAAATTCCTCCATTATGGATAAACTCTATACAAAGTTCTTGCGAACGGAATTGCCTCCCTTATATGATTTAAACCACATATCCAAGCAACAGTTCTTTCTATACCCAAACCAAATCCACTATGAGGTACACTACCAAACTTTCTCAAATCCAAATACCATTCATATTCTTCTTTAGGTAATTTAGATTCTTCTAATCTTTTCAATAAAATTTCTTTTTCCCAAATTCTTTCAGAAGCACCTATTATCTCACCATAACCTTCTGGTGCAAGCATGTCATCACAAAGTACGACTTCAGGATTTTCAGGATCAGGTTGCATATAAAAAGCTTTAGCATTTTTTGGATATTTTTCTACTATTAATGGTTTTTCGTATTGTGATGCGAGTTCAGTTTCGTGTTCAGCTCCTAAATCATCACCCCATTCAATACTATATCCTTTTTTTTGAAGAACTTCTACAGCTTGAGTGTAAGTCATTCTTGGGAAAGGAGCTTTTATTTTTTCTAATTTAGAAATATCTCTATCCAAAGCTATTAAATGTTCTTTAGCTCTTTCTAAAACTTTTTCTATTATATAAGAAATCAAATTTTCTTGCAAATTCATATTATCTTCATGTGTATAATAAGCAACTTCTGCTTCATTCATCCAAAATTCGATTAAATGTCTTCTTGTTTTTGATTTTTCAGCTCTAAAAGTAGGACCAAGATTAAATACTTTTCCATGCGCCATACAAGCAGCTTCTAAATAAAGCTGACCAGTCTGAGCAAGATAAACTTTTCCATAATCAAAATATTCTATATCAAAAGTATTACCAGCTGATTCCCCTATAGAACCTGTAAATATAGGTGTATCGATAAGTGTAAAATTATTATTATAATAAAATTCTCTAACGGCTTTTATTATCTCATTTCTTACAGCTAAAATATGAAATTGTCTTCTTGATCTTAACCAAAGATGTCTATTTTCCATTAAAAAGTCAATACCATGTTCTTTATTTGAAATAGGATAATCTTCTTCAGGTTGATTTAAAATATCGATTTTTTTTACAATTATTTCCACTCCAATAGGAGATCTATCATCTTTTTGAACTTCTCCTTCAATTATAACTGAAGACTCGTTTCTTATTTTTTTTATATCTGAAAAAACATCTTCTCCTAAAGTAGATTTTTCAGCGATTCCTTGTACGAATCCAGTACCATCTCTTAACTGAAGAAAGGCTATTTTTCCACTAGATCTTTTATTCCAAACCCAACCTTTATAAATTATTTTTTGACCTATAAAGTTTTTTAGATCTTTAGTATAAATCCAACTTAAACTCATATCACACCTCCAATTAATTTTTGCTTGAATTATTATATCATATTTTTAAATATCTAATTTATACAAAATTATACAAATTTATTCTTTTCAAGAAAATTATTTATAAATTCAACAAATTTATTTGCTAAAATAGGATCAAAAAGAATTCCAGAATTATTAGATATAAAATCTATGGCCTGTTGCGGCGATAAAATACCTTCATATTCAGAAGTTGCTGTATGAGTTGCTATGTCAAACCAATCTATTAATCCTATATATCTTGCATAATAGGGTATTTCTTCTCCTGATAATCCATCTGGATAACCTGTTCCATTCCAAAATTCATGATGAGAACGGACTACTGGTACAGAAAACCAAAGTTCATCTATAGAAGATAAAAATATAGATCCCGTAACTGTATGTTCTAAATCCCAAGTTTCAAAGTCATTTATTCTTGTTGGAGTAAAAAGCATTAATTGTTCTATACCTATTCTGCCAATATCATGTAACATAGCCAACTCTTTTATTTTTTTTATTTCATCATCATCTTTTCCAAGAAATTTTGAAAATTCTTCAGAATAAAAAGCAACACGTTGTGAATGAGACATATTAGTATCTTTATCTTCGACTTCCATTGTAACAACTAAGGCTTGCAAAAATTTTGATATTTTGTTTCTATATCTATCTTTTAAATCATAAAGATTATAAACATTATTATCATAAAAAAGAAAAGTTGATTTTAAAATTGATAACTCTATCAAATTAAATATTTTTGAATCCTCAATTGCAGTAAAGTCGCTGCTATTTGAAATAACAACTCTATTTTGCTTTTCAAAAAAAATACATATTTTATCATCATAAGATCTTTTTGAAGATATTATAATATCAGAATTATCAAAAGAAGTCGAAACCGTAAATTTCATTCTATTCAATATTTTTTCACATAGTGTTTTATCTGAAAAAGAATTATCTATAAAAAAAGTGGGAAATTTATTCATAAAAACAACCTCCTTTATTACTTTATTATATAGTATCTTTCTAAATTCTAAAAACGTTTATTTAAAGTAATTTTAAACGA from Oceanotoga teriensis encodes the following:
- the asnS gene encoding asparagine--tRNA ligase, with product MSLSWIYTKDLKNFIGQKIIYKGWVWNKRSSGKIAFLQLRDGTGFVQGIAEKSTLGEDVFSDIKKIRNESSVIIEGEVQKDDRSPIGVEIIVKKIDILNQPEEDYPISNKEHGIDFLMENRHLWLRSRRQFHILAVRNEIIKAVREFYYNNNFTLIDTPIFTGSIGESAGNTFDIEYFDYGKVYLAQTGQLYLEAACMAHGKVFNLGPTFRAEKSKTRRHLIEFWMNEAEVAYYTHEDNMNLQENLISYIIEKVLERAKEHLIALDRDISKLEKIKAPFPRMTYTQAVEVLQKKGYSIEWGDDLGAEHETELASQYEKPLIVEKYPKNAKAFYMQPDPENPEVVLCDDMLAPEGYGEIIGASERIWEKEILLKRLEESKLPKEEYEWYLDLRKFGSVPHSGFGLGIERTVAWICGLNHIREAIPFARTLYRVYP
- a CDS encoding HD-GYP domain-containing protein yields the protein MNKFPTFFIDNSFSDKTLCEKILNRMKFTVSTSFDNSDIIISSKRSYDDKICIFFEKQNRVVISNSSDFTAIEDSKIFNLIELSILKSTFLFYDNNVYNLYDLKDRYRNKISKFLQALVVTMEVEDKDTNMSHSQRVAFYSEEFSKFLGKDDDEIKKIKELAMLHDIGRIGIEQLMLFTPTRINDFETWDLEHTVTGSIFLSSIDELWFSVPVVRSHHEFWNGTGYPDGLSGEEIPYYARYIGLIDWFDIATHTATSEYEGILSPQQAIDFISNNSGILFDPILANKFVEFINNFLEKNKFV
- a CDS encoding YggS family pyridoxal phosphate-dependent enzyme, with the protein product MNSIESNLNELYDELKIYPNTKLIAVSKFFPVEDIVNAYNFGQRIFGESKAQELRDKSEYLSNYDINWHFIGRLQTNKIKYIVPRCELIHSVSRIKEIKEINFRAEQNNKIQNILIEVNISQEDSKSGIDKNSISNFLKECSIFKNIKINGFMTMAPLTDDENIIESVFFEASKLLNSFKFSYPDLKELSMGMTNDYKLALKHGATFIRIGSKIFGNRNY
- the ruvB gene encoding Holliday junction branch migration DNA helicase RuvB, encoding MQFDEDRIFNPEEVKDEVANISLRPKFLNEYIGQNSVKKKIDVAIKAAKIRKDHLDHIVLAGPPGLGKTTMANVIANEMKSNIQITSGPVLERAGDLAAILTNLNSGDILFIDEIHRLNRSVEEILYSAMEDFQLDIMIGKGPSARSIRVDLQPFTLIGATTRLGLLAGPLRSRFGIILEMDFYEANDLKEIIKRSANLLDISINEDAALVLGERSRGTPRIANRLLKRVRDIIQVKSKSNIDIEDVEETMELFEIDHFGLDDMDRKILKTIIINYKGGPVGINALGSSLGIESDSISEVYEPYLLQNGFIIRSHRGRIATQKAYDLLNVKEDEDKNISIWGD